The proteins below are encoded in one region of Cytobacillus sp. IB215665:
- a CDS encoding cell division protein FtsQ/DivIB produces the protein MGKEKVVVLEDRVPKLKQQRKQKVNRRLIYYILFFFLMIITIVYFQSPLSKVSSISVSGNHHVSTEEIIDLSGVSTKNSFWSVNENSITQSISAHEEIAEVSVQKQFPNKVLILVTETRRIGYMLNESRFYPILENGKSLTDEKQSVSSPDAPVFVNWSSSDDVDMMIEELVQLSDEVSNSISEIHHTPTPSDPLHITLYMNDGFEVSGTITNFSRKMAFYPSIVNHLDPSVKGIIDIEVGSFFSPYNQHKEEQESENQG, from the coding sequence TTGGGGAAAGAAAAAGTTGTTGTACTTGAAGATCGGGTTCCCAAACTAAAACAGCAACGAAAACAAAAAGTAAATAGAAGGCTTATTTATTATATTCTATTTTTTTTTCTTATGATCATTACAATAGTGTATTTTCAGTCCCCCTTAAGTAAAGTTTCTTCAATATCGGTAAGTGGGAATCACCATGTTTCAACTGAAGAAATCATTGATTTGAGTGGAGTTTCGACCAAAAATAGCTTTTGGAGCGTCAATGAAAACAGCATAACACAGTCCATTTCTGCACATGAAGAAATAGCAGAAGTATCTGTTCAAAAGCAATTCCCAAACAAAGTACTTATATTAGTCACAGAGACAAGGCGGATCGGTTACATGTTAAACGAAAGTCGCTTTTATCCGATTCTAGAAAATGGTAAATCCCTTACTGATGAAAAACAATCCGTTTCATCCCCAGATGCTCCTGTATTTGTAAATTGGTCGAGCAGTGATGATGTTGACATGATGATAGAAGAATTAGTTCAGTTATCTGATGAAGTGAGCAATTCAATTTCAGAAATTCATCATACACCAACACCTTCAGACCCATTGCATATTACCCTTTATATGAATGACGGATTTGAGGTAAGTGGCACAATAACAAATTTCTCTAGAAAAATGGCTTTTTATCCGTCAATTGTAAATCACCTTGATCCTTCAGTGAAGGGGATTATTGACATTGAAGTTGGGAGTTTCTTTTCACCTTACAACCAGCATAAGGAGGAGCAGGAGAGTGAAAATCAGGGGTAA
- the ftsZ gene encoding cell division protein FtsZ gives MLDFETNLDQLATIKVIGVGGGGNNAVNRMIEHGVQGVEFIAVNTDAQALNLSKAEIKMQIGAKLTRGLGAGANPEVGKKAAEESKEQLEEVLNGADMVFVTAGMGGGTGTGAAPVIAQIAKDLGALTVGVVTRPFTFEGRKRSTQAGGGIAAMKDSVDTLIVIPNDRLLEIVDKNTPMLEAFREADNVLRQGVQGISDLIATPGLINLDFADVKTIMSNRGSALMGIGIATGENRAAEAAKKAISSPLLEIPIDGAQGVLMNITGGMNLSLYEVQEAADIVASASDQEVNMIFGSVINESLKDEIVVTVIATGFNETEIPQGRQIRQSVGANTQKATAATSREKESESVSNFNPQQTEDTLDIPTFLRNRNRRR, from the coding sequence ATGTTAGATTTTGAAACAAATCTTGATCAATTAGCGACAATAAAAGTAATCGGTGTCGGTGGTGGAGGAAATAACGCCGTAAATCGAATGATTGAGCATGGAGTACAAGGTGTAGAATTTATAGCTGTAAATACTGATGCACAAGCGCTAAATCTTTCAAAAGCAGAGATTAAAATGCAAATCGGGGCAAAGTTAACTCGAGGTCTTGGAGCTGGTGCTAATCCTGAAGTAGGAAAAAAAGCAGCTGAAGAAAGTAAAGAACAGCTAGAAGAAGTGTTAAACGGAGCAGATATGGTTTTTGTTACAGCAGGAATGGGTGGAGGTACAGGGACTGGTGCAGCACCTGTAATAGCCCAAATTGCGAAAGATTTAGGTGCATTGACTGTAGGAGTTGTAACACGTCCTTTTACATTTGAGGGTAGAAAGAGATCTACTCAAGCTGGTGGCGGTATTGCAGCAATGAAAGATTCTGTAGATACTTTGATTGTTATCCCGAATGATAGATTATTAGAAATCGTTGATAAAAATACACCAATGTTAGAAGCATTCCGTGAGGCTGACAATGTATTACGTCAAGGTGTACAAGGTATTTCAGATTTGATCGCAACGCCAGGTTTAATAAACCTTGATTTTGCTGATGTTAAGACAATAATGTCAAACAGAGGCTCAGCATTAATGGGTATCGGTATTGCAACAGGTGAAAACCGTGCTGCGGAAGCTGCAAAAAAGGCTATTTCAAGTCCATTACTTGAAATTCCTATTGACGGTGCTCAAGGAGTCCTAATGAATATAACTGGTGGCATGAACTTAAGCTTGTACGAAGTACAAGAAGCGGCCGATATTGTAGCTTCTGCATCAGATCAAGAAGTGAATATGATTTTTGGCTCAGTAATCAATGAGAGCTTAAAAGACGAAATAGTAGTAACGGTGATTGCGACAGGATTTAACGAAACTGAAATTCCTCAAGGTAGACAAATTCGTCAATCAGTAGGTGCGAATACGCAAAAAGCAACTGCAGCAACTAGCCGTGAAAAGGAAAGTGAAAGTGTATCGAACTTTAATCCTCAGCAGACTGAGGATACATTAGACATCCCTACATTTTTACGTAATCGAAACCGCAGACGTTAA
- a CDS encoding DUF881 domain-containing protein: MGSKKVISITIITVIIGFMIAVQFQSINKPVVRDTRDTWEIREDIKKEQELTFQLHQEISNYNDKLEKYKTERQDDAVLKETLDELKLKAGLTDVSGPGVILTVKPFFADIMPGERVHTVSPELLKRLINELNQYNAVDISIAEQRVINTTVIRDINGITKIDGYPLNRFPFEIKVIAKNEEGAEKLYNRLQVSSMIDAFVYDNLQVVISDPIASIEVPAFSEIPRIKNMKPVNAEEEEK; this comes from the coding sequence TTGGGCAGCAAAAAAGTTATCTCAATAACAATAATCACAGTAATTATTGGATTTATGATTGCAGTTCAATTTCAAAGTATTAACAAGCCTGTTGTCCGTGATACGAGAGATACTTGGGAAATTCGTGAGGATATTAAGAAAGAACAAGAGCTTACATTTCAGTTACATCAAGAAATTTCAAATTATAACGATAAATTGGAGAAATATAAAACAGAACGACAAGATGATGCGGTACTTAAGGAAACGTTAGACGAGCTAAAATTAAAGGCTGGTTTAACTGATGTAAGTGGACCAGGTGTTATCTTAACTGTGAAGCCGTTTTTCGCTGATATCATGCCAGGTGAACGTGTTCATACAGTTTCGCCAGAACTACTGAAAAGGTTAATTAATGAATTAAATCAATATAACGCAGTAGATATTTCTATAGCTGAACAACGGGTAATAAATACTACAGTGATTAGAGACATAAACGGCATCACAAAAATAGATGGATATCCTCTTAATAGATTTCCATTTGAAATTAAAGTAATTGCTAAGAATGAAGAAGGAGCAGAAAAATTATATAACAGATTACAGGTCTCTAGCATGATTGATGCTTTCGTTTATGATAATTTACAAGTTGTGATCTCCGATCCAATAGCATCGATTGAAGTACCGGCTTTTTCAGAAATACCTCGTATCAAAAATATGAAGCCTGTAAATGCCGAAGAGGAGGAGAAATAG
- the spoVE gene encoding stage V sporulation protein E, whose protein sequence is MSPKKATPDFILILVTLSLLAVGLIMVYSASAIWAEYKFNDSFFFAKRQLLFAGIGVIAMFFLMSIDYWTWRSWAKVILIFCFLLLIVVLIPGIGVERNGSQSWIGVGAFSIQPSEFTKLAMIAFLAKFLSENQKDITSFKRGLLPSLTLVFSAFALIMLQPDLGTGTVMLGTCIVIIYVAGARISHFVWLGMLGIAGFAGLIISAPYRMNRITSFIDPWQDPQGTGFQIIQSLYAIGPGGLFGLGLGQSRQKFFYLPEPQTDFIFAIISEELGFIGASFVILLFSLLLWRGIRIALGAPDLFGSFLAIGIISMIAIQVIINIGVVTGLMPVTGITLPFLSYGGSSLTLMLMAIGVLLNVSKHSRY, encoded by the coding sequence TTGTCCCCCAAAAAAGCTACTCCGGATTTTATTTTAATTCTTGTAACTTTGTCATTATTAGCAGTAGGTCTAATCATGGTATACAGCGCCAGTGCGATTTGGGCAGAATACAAGTTTAATGACTCATTTTTTTTCGCCAAACGGCAGCTATTATTTGCTGGCATAGGTGTGATAGCGATGTTTTTCCTCATGAGTATTGACTATTGGACATGGCGTTCTTGGGCAAAGGTCATTTTAATTTTCTGCTTTTTGCTACTTATAGTCGTATTAATTCCTGGCATTGGCGTTGAAAGAAATGGGTCACAAAGCTGGATTGGAGTTGGTGCATTTTCAATTCAACCTTCTGAATTCACTAAATTAGCAATGATTGCGTTTCTAGCAAAATTTCTTTCCGAAAATCAGAAGGATATTACTTCTTTCAAAAGAGGCCTTTTACCATCACTGACCTTAGTTTTTAGTGCCTTTGCTTTAATTATGCTTCAGCCTGATTTAGGAACAGGGACTGTTATGTTAGGGACTTGTATCGTTATCATTTATGTAGCTGGAGCTCGGATTAGTCATTTCGTTTGGCTTGGCATGTTAGGAATTGCAGGTTTTGCTGGACTGATTATATCAGCACCTTATCGCATGAATAGAATTACTTCTTTTATTGATCCATGGCAGGACCCACAAGGTACGGGTTTCCAAATCATCCAGTCACTATATGCAATAGGTCCAGGGGGGTTATTTGGCTTAGGCTTAGGACAAAGTCGCCAAAAATTCTTTTATCTGCCTGAACCACAGACGGATTTTATTTTCGCTATTATATCTGAAGAGCTTGGTTTTATTGGAGCGTCATTTGTCATATTGCTTTTCAGTCTCTTATTGTGGCGTGGTATTAGAATAGCGCTTGGTGCACCTGACTTATTTGGTAGCTTCCTTGCGATAGGAATTATCTCCATGATAGCTATACAAGTTATTATTAATATTGGTGTTGTAACTGGTCTAATGCCAGTTACTGGGATTACATTGCCGTTTTTAAGCTACGGTGGCTCTTCATTAACTTTAATGCTAATGGCTATCGGTGTATTACTTAATGTGAGTAAGCATTCAAGGTATTAG
- a CDS encoding DUF881 domain-containing protein, with translation MKIRGKHVILSFVSLVIGFLIAFSYHVTTSNDGTPRITDKQWERDFRYREQLIALEEKNRELFNTIKEKQDEVREYEEELAKQEGIYFNLVEDVEKYRMFVGEIDVQGEGIEVTLSDAEYVPDEENVNNYIVHEGHVFKVINELLISGASAIAINGQRISRNSYILCNGPVIEVDGNQHAEPFVITAIGEANTLYESLYIIGGIYDQLVSDNIFVNIDKKENIMFEPLLGVSTQ, from the coding sequence GTGAAAATCAGGGGTAAACATGTCATTTTATCCTTTGTTTCTTTAGTTATCGGTTTTCTTATCGCATTTTCTTATCATGTTACCACAAGTAACGATGGGACTCCTCGTATAACGGACAAGCAGTGGGAGAGAGATTTTCGATATCGAGAACAATTGATAGCACTAGAGGAAAAAAACCGAGAATTGTTTAATACAATTAAAGAAAAGCAAGATGAAGTAAGAGAATACGAAGAGGAATTAGCTAAACAGGAAGGCATTTATTTTAATTTAGTTGAAGATGTAGAAAAGTATAGAATGTTTGTTGGAGAAATCGATGTGCAAGGTGAAGGTATTGAAGTTACTTTGTCGGATGCAGAATACGTACCTGATGAAGAGAACGTGAATAATTACATAGTTCATGAAGGGCATGTATTTAAAGTAATAAATGAATTACTCATATCAGGTGCTTCAGCAATTGCGATCAACGGACAAAGAATTTCTCGAAATTCGTACATATTATGTAATGGACCTGTTATTGAAGTTGATGGTAATCAACATGCTGAACCATTTGTCATTACAGCTATTGGAGAAGCAAACACGCTTTATGAATCTCTTTATATTATTGGTGGTATTTACGATCAATTAGTGAGTGATAATATTTTTGTAAATATAGACAAAAAAGAAAACATCATGTTTGAACCCCTTTTAGGGGTAAGTACACAATAG
- the murB gene encoding UDP-N-acetylmuramate dehydrogenase, translated as MEKIAAELLHENVGKVRLNEPLANHTTIKIGGPVDLFVEPKDIPALYKTMEIVNKYGVTWRAIGRGSNLLVSDLGIEGVVIKLGEGLDHLDIDGTNVTVGAGYSIIKLATIISKKGLSGLEFAGGIPGSIGGAVYMNAGAHGSDISKILKRARILFEDGTIEWLSCEELEFSYRTSILQSRRPGICVEAQFTFESGDRELIVAEMQKNKDYRRDTQPFHFPNCGSVFRNPLPNYAGQLIEVAGLKGYAMGGAQISEQHANFIVNTGKAKAEDVLNLIQHVKRTIYDLYDIEMKTEVEIIGKK; from the coding sequence ATGGAAAAAATAGCTGCGGAGTTGCTTCATGAAAATGTCGGAAAAGTTCGGTTAAATGAACCGCTTGCTAATCATACAACAATAAAAATTGGGGGCCCAGTAGACTTATTTGTCGAGCCAAAAGACATACCAGCTTTATACAAAACGATGGAAATAGTAAATAAATATGGAGTAACATGGCGAGCAATTGGGCGAGGATCAAATTTATTGGTGTCAGATTTGGGAATCGAAGGAGTAGTAATTAAGCTTGGAGAAGGCCTTGATCATTTGGATATAGATGGTACAAACGTTACTGTTGGAGCGGGTTATTCTATTATAAAACTAGCTACCATCATAAGCAAAAAGGGTCTTTCAGGTTTAGAGTTTGCAGGAGGTATACCAGGTTCAATTGGTGGTGCAGTTTATATGAATGCTGGTGCACACGGATCTGATATTTCGAAAATACTTAAAAGAGCGCGCATACTGTTTGAAGACGGTACGATTGAATGGTTATCATGTGAAGAGTTGGAATTTTCATATCGAACCTCTATTTTGCAAAGCAGGCGCCCGGGAATTTGTGTGGAAGCCCAGTTCACTTTTGAGTCAGGTGACCGTGAACTTATTGTCGCTGAGATGCAAAAAAACAAAGATTACCGACGTGATACGCAACCATTTCATTTCCCTAACTGTGGAAGTGTTTTTAGAAACCCCCTACCAAATTATGCAGGACAACTAATAGAAGTTGCTGGATTAAAAGGGTATGCAATGGGTGGTGCACAAATCTCTGAACAGCATGCTAACTTTATCGTTAACACTGGTAAGGCAAAAGCAGAGGATGTATTGAATTTAATACAACATGTTAAACGAACAATATACGATCTTTACGATATTGAAATGAAGACAGAGGTTGAAATAATAGGAAAAAAGTAG
- the ftsA gene encoding cell division protein FtsA, giving the protein MNSNEVFVSLDIGTSNVKVIIGEMANDTLNIIGVGNVNSHGLRKGSIVDIDETVHSIKKAIEQAERMVGIPIQSVVVGVSANSVQLQDAHGVVAVSSENREINDQDVARVIEAAQVVSIPPEREIIDVIPKQFIVDGLDEINDPRGMLGVRLEMEGTIITGSKTILHNLLRCVERAGLEITAICLQPLAAGSISLSRDEMEFGVALVDIGGGSTTIAFFENGHLKATTVLPIGGDHITKDLSIGLRASTEDAEKIKTKYGHAFYDTASEEETFNVPIIGSDKEEQYNQLIISDIIEARFEEMFDMIKNEVRQLGIRELPGGYVLTGGAVNISGSLELAQQILANNVRVAIPDYIGVREPQYTTGVGLIQFAYRNAKLQGKSIVEENGPIDLSEKRVAKKPQQLKQKSKQKNEENLSEKVKKFFGLFWE; this is encoded by the coding sequence ATGAACAGCAATGAAGTTTTTGTTAGTCTTGACATCGGTACATCCAATGTTAAAGTGATCATAGGTGAAATGGCAAATGATACTTTAAATATTATTGGGGTAGGTAATGTTAATTCACATGGATTAAGAAAAGGTTCAATTGTTGATATAGACGAAACCGTTCATTCTATTAAAAAGGCAATAGAACAAGCCGAAAGAATGGTTGGTATTCCCATCCAAAGCGTTGTTGTGGGTGTGTCTGCTAATAGTGTGCAACTCCAAGATGCACATGGTGTTGTAGCTGTATCGAGTGAAAATAGGGAAATTAATGACCAAGATGTAGCTAGAGTCATAGAGGCAGCGCAAGTTGTATCAATCCCCCCAGAGAGAGAAATTATAGATGTGATTCCAAAACAATTTATCGTCGATGGGCTTGATGAAATTAACGACCCGAGAGGAATGTTAGGAGTCCGCCTTGAAATGGAAGGAACCATTATTACTGGATCAAAAACGATATTACATAATTTACTTAGGTGTGTAGAGCGTGCAGGTTTAGAAATAACGGCTATTTGTTTACAACCACTCGCTGCGGGTTCGATCTCTTTATCTCGGGATGAAATGGAGTTTGGTGTAGCTCTAGTTGATATCGGTGGCGGTTCTACAACTATAGCGTTTTTTGAAAATGGACATTTAAAGGCTACAACGGTTTTACCGATAGGAGGGGATCATATAACAAAAGATCTTTCTATTGGTTTAAGAGCCTCTACTGAAGACGCTGAAAAGATAAAAACAAAGTATGGACATGCTTTTTATGATACAGCCTCAGAAGAAGAAACATTTAATGTTCCGATTATTGGTAGCGATAAAGAAGAACAATATAATCAACTAATAATCTCAGACATTATTGAAGCTAGATTTGAAGAAATGTTTGACATGATTAAAAATGAAGTAAGACAATTAGGAATTCGTGAATTGCCTGGAGGTTATGTACTTACTGGTGGTGCTGTTAATATTTCAGGATCTTTGGAATTAGCACAACAAATTTTAGCAAATAACGTGAGGGTAGCAATTCCTGATTACATTGGTGTAAGAGAACCTCAATATACTACTGGAGTAGGATTAATTCAATTTGCATATAGAAATGCCAAGCTTCAAGGCAAAAGTATTGTTGAGGAAAATGGCCCTATAGATCTATCAGAAAAAAGAGTAGCAAAAAAACCTCAACAATTAAAGCAAAAATCTAAGCAAAAAAATGAAGAAAATCTGAGTGAAAAAGTCAAGAAATTTTTCGGGTTATTTTGGGAATAA
- a CDS encoding small basic family protein, whose protein sequence is MWLPLIGLILGIILGLLTDIRIPDEYSNYLSIAILAALDTLFGGIRAHLQNVYDEKVFVSGFIFNILLATSLAFLGVHLGVDLYLAAVFAFGVRLFQNIAVIRRTLLSKWKITHKKTEKN, encoded by the coding sequence ATGTGGCTTCCACTTATCGGCTTAATTCTTGGAATAATATTAGGTTTGCTAACAGATATACGCATACCAGATGAATATTCTAATTATTTATCAATTGCTATACTTGCAGCATTAGATACGCTCTTTGGAGGAATCCGGGCACATTTACAAAATGTATACGATGAGAAAGTCTTTGTGTCTGGCTTTATCTTTAATATACTTTTAGCTACAAGTTTGGCTTTTCTAGGTGTTCATCTTGGTGTAGACTTGTATTTAGCAGCAGTATTTGCATTTGGGGTAAGATTGTTTCAAAATATTGCAGTGATTAGACGAACTTTATTGTCTAAATGGAAGATTACTCACAAAAAAACTGAAAAAAATTAA